One window of Camelina sativa cultivar DH55 chromosome 4, Cs, whole genome shotgun sequence genomic DNA carries:
- the LOC104780182 gene encoding exocyst complex component EXO70B1-like, translating into MGEFEVDGEEKLIVAAKYLVKELRSGKSLTDNAKKVLGNLLLELSRVVISEDRDEEDEIGEVELRLNVVSEKIMTRDVDESMIWDLGSGEGNLYLDAVNELRSLIDRLDGSSGLGKTGTEEVSLRKAHDVLQTAMARLEDEFKHLLVENRLPFELEHSSFRSVEADHGVEEGSMASFGAASTEDLILETNNNNSRRSSGEIVVDLINPDVISDLKNIANTMIVSGYDRECIQVCTMVRKDALDEFLYNHEVEKLSIEDVLRMDWATLNTNIKKWVRVVRSIVQIYLLNEKALDNQIFGDLNEIGLTCFVDTVKAPMMQLLNFGEAVSLGPRQPEKLLRILEMYELASELLPEIDALFSDHPGSSVRTEYREVMRRLGDCARTTFLEFKSAIASDVSSHPFPGGAVHPLTNYVMNYLMALTDFSHTLDSLLMEHDDVEDLTIPPSPDIINPVMVEEESTYENSSSPEKFLAMTRHFYSITSVLEANLQEKSKLYKDISLRHIFLLNNVHYMTRKVLNSELRHIFGDKWNRKHTWKFQQQATEYERATWLPVLSFLKDDGSGSGSGSGSGSGSGSRNLRPRERFQGFNTAFEEVYKAQTGWLISDERLREDVRTKASMWVIQAYWTFYCRHKNTVSEKYIKYSTDDLERLLLDLFAGSPKSLNNSYRR; encoded by the coding sequence ATGGGAGAGTTTGAGGTAGATGGAGAAGAGAAATTGATTGTTGCTGCTAAGTATCTTGTGAAGGAACTTAGATCTGGTAAGAGTCTTACTGATAATGCTAAGAAGGTTTTGGGTAATCTCTTGTTAGAGTTGTCTCGTGTGGTGATCTCTGAAGATagagatgaggaagatgaaATAGGTGAGGTTGAGCTAAGGCTTAATGTTGTTAGTGAGAAGATTATGACTAGGGATGTTGATGAATCCATGATTTGGGATTTGGGTTCTGGTGAAGGGAATCTGTATCTGGATGCTGTGAATGAGTTGAGAAGTTTGATTGACCGGTTAGACGGTTCTTCTGGTTTGGGAAAGACTGGGACTGAGGAGGTTTCTTTGAGAAAAGCTCATGATGTTCTTCAAACGGCCATGGCACGGCTTGAGGATGAGTTTAAGCATCTTCTTGTGGAGAACAGGTTGCCTTTTGAGCTTGAACATTCTTCATTTCGGTCTGTTGAAGCGGATCATGGTGTTGAAGAAGGATCCATGGCTTCTTTTGGTGCTGCTTCTACTGAGGATTTGATTCTTGAAACCAATAATAACAATAGTAGGAGAAGCTCAGGGGAAATTGTGGTTGATTTGATTAATCCTGATGTTATATCAGACCTCAAGAACATTGCAAACACTATGATTGTTTCGGGGTATGACCGTGAGTGTATTCAGGTATGTACAATGGTTAGAAAAGACGCGTTGGATGAGTTTCTTTATAACCATGAGGTCGAGAAGTTGAGCATTGAAGATGTTTTGAGGATGGATTGGGCGACGTTGAATACGAATATCAAGAAATGGGTTCGGGTTGTGAGAAGTATCGTCCAGATATATCTCTTAAACGAGAAGGCTCTGGACAATCAGATCTTTGGTGACCTAAACGAGATCGGTCTAACATGTTTTGTTGATACAGTAAAGGCTCCGATGATGCAGTTGCTCAATTTTGGTGAAGCTGTGTCTCTTGGTCCACGACAACCAGAGAAGTTGCTTAGGATTCTTGAAATGTACGAGCTAGCATCCGAGCTTCTACCAGAGATCGATGCTTTGTTCTCGGATCATCCTGGTTCATCAGTAAGAACAGAATACAGGGAAGTTATGAGGAGACTTGGGGACTGCGCAAGAACAACGTTTCTTGAATTCAAAAGTGCGATTGCTTCGGATGTCTCATCTCATCCTTTCCCTGGAGGAGCTGTTCACCCGCTTACAAACTACGTGATGAACTACCTCATGGCGCTAACTGATTTCAGCCACACGCTCGACTCGCTTCTTATGGAACACGACGATGTAGAAGATCTCACTATACCACCATCGCCTGATATTATCAATCCTGTGATGGTCGAAGAAGAGTCCACCTACGAAAACTCTTCTTCACCAGAGAAGTTTCTTGCAATGACGCGACATTTCTACTCCATAACCTCAGTTCTTGAAGCCAACCTTcaagagaaatcaaaactatacAAAGACATCTCTCTACGACACATTTTTCTCCTCAACAACGTACACTACATGACCAGGAAAGTGCTAAACTCTGAGCTGAGACATATCTTCGGCGACAAATGGAACCGGAAACATACATGGAAGTTTCAGCAGCAAGCAACGGAATACGAACGTGCCACCTGGCTCCCTGTCCTATCCTTCCTCAAGGACGATGGTTCTGGCTCCGGTTCCGGCTCAGgttctggttctggttctgGTTCAAGGAATCTACGCCCGAGGGAGCGGTTTCAAGGATTCAACACTGCGTTTGAGGAAGTGTACAAGGCCCAAACCGGGTGGTTAATATCAGATGAGAGGCTAAGAGAAGATGTGAGGACAAAGGCTTCGATGTGGGTGATTCAAGCATACTGGACATTTTACTGTAGACACAAGAACACTGTGAGTGAAAAGTATATTAAGTACAGTACTGATGATCTTGAGAGACTCTTACTAGATCTCTTTGCTGGTTCTCCTAAATCCTTGAACAATTCTTACAgaagatga
- the LOC104780183 gene encoding ninja-family protein AFP3, with the protein MLQRFMSKKQRLSEEDGEVEIELDLGLSLNGRFGVDPLAKTRLMRSSSVVDLVVNDRSGLSRTCSLPVETEEEWRRRKELQSLRRLEAKRKRSEKQRKHRAAGGGDEKVLEEGSIGSSGSGSSGLSEVDALPPPVQATTNKSMETSPSTAQSQPENPGKEASRNIMEDMPCVSTIGDGPNGKKIDGFLYRYRKGEEVRIVCVCHGSFLSPAEFVKHAGGSDVAHPLKHIVVNPSPFL; encoded by the exons ATGTTGCAGAGGTTCATGTCGAAGAAGCAGAGATTGtctgaagaagatggagaggtGGAGATTGAGTTAGACTTAGGTTTGTCTCTCAATGGAAGATTTGGTGTTGACCCACTTGCGAAAACGAGGCTCATGAGGTCTTCATCGGTTGTTGATTTGGTGGTCAACGATAGATCAGGTTTGAGTAGGACTTGTTCGTTGCCTGTGGAAACGGAGGAAGAGTGGAGAAGGAGGAAGGAGCTGCAGAGTTTGAGGAGGCTTGAGGCTAAGAGGAAGAGATCAGAGAAGCAGAGGAAACATAGAGCTGCTGGTGGTGGAGATGAGAAGGTTCTTGAAGAAGGATCTATTGGTTCTTCTGGTAGTGGTTCCTCTGGTTTGTCTGAAGTTGATGCTCTCCCTCCTCCTGTTCAAG caacaacaaacaagtCCATGGAAACAAGCCCTTCAACTGCCCAATCCCAGCCCGAGAATCCGGGTAAAGAAGCGAGCCGAAACATCATGGAAGACATGCCATGTGTGTCAACAATAGGCGATGGACCGAACGGGAAAAAGATTGATGGGTTTCTGTATAGGTACAGGAAAGGTGAAGAAGTGAGGATTGTGTGTGTGTGCCATGGAAGCTTCCTCTCACCCGCAGAGTTCGTTAAACATGCTGGTGGTAGTGATGTTGCACATCCCTTAAAGCACATCGTTGTAAATCCATCTCCCTTCTTGTGA